In the Thermosipho japonicus genome, one interval contains:
- the wecB gene encoding non-hydrolyzing UDP-N-acetylglucosamine 2-epimerase → MKLAIVCGTRPEVIKVAPVYLKTKEMGLDVKLIATAQHRQMMDMMLNVFSINPDYDLNIMIENQTLNLISSRIFSRIDKIFEREKFDWLFVQGDTTTAMTSAIAAFNRGVKVGHIEAGLRSNNLKDPFPEEMNRRVIDQVSDLMFAPTKNAYENLKREGYDDERIKITGNTVVDALCYVKNRFDLEKIRKSLIDVKDYVLVTLHRRENWGEKMKKILRGIKRFSVEKNIPIVFPIHLNPKVRKVVNQELGDFKNAKLLDPVGYVEFLSLLSGAKIVASDSGGIQEEAPSFGKFVVVCRNTTERPELIESGYGVLAGTEEDSVYKSLIEGLDKELKFDNPFGDGKASEKILSAVI, encoded by the coding sequence ATGAAACTTGCAATAGTTTGTGGAACGAGGCCAGAGGTTATTAAGGTTGCACCAGTTTATTTAAAGACGAAAGAGATGGGGCTTGATGTAAAATTAATTGCAACCGCACAGCATAGACAGATGATGGATATGATGCTTAATGTATTTTCCATCAATCCAGATTATGATTTAAACATAATGATTGAAAATCAAACACTTAATTTGATTTCATCTCGTATATTTTCTAGAATTGATAAAATTTTTGAGAGAGAAAAATTTGACTGGCTCTTTGTTCAAGGAGATACTACAACTGCAATGACAAGTGCCATTGCGGCATTTAACAGAGGAGTAAAGGTTGGACATATAGAGGCAGGCCTAAGAAGTAACAATTTGAAAGATCCATTTCCTGAAGAGATGAATAGAAGAGTTATTGATCAAGTATCAGACCTAATGTTTGCTCCTACAAAAAATGCATATGAAAATTTGAAAAGGGAAGGATACGATGATGAAAGAATAAAAATAACAGGTAATACCGTTGTTGATGCACTATGCTATGTAAAGAACAGGTTTGATCTTGAAAAAATTAGAAAAAGTTTGATTGATGTTAAAGACTATGTTCTTGTAACGCTTCATAGAAGAGAGAATTGGGGAGAGAAGATGAAAAAAATATTGAGAGGTATAAAGAGGTTTTCAGTTGAGAAAAATATACCAATAGTGTTTCCTATTCATTTGAATCCAAAGGTTAGGAAAGTAGTTAATCAAGAACTGGGAGATTTTAAAAATGCAAAATTGTTAGATCCAGTAGGTTATGTTGAATTTTTGAGTTTACTCTCTGGAGCAAAAATAGTAGCTTCTGACAGTGGTGGAATCCAGGAAGAAGCTCCAAGTTTTGGAAAATTTGTGGTTGTCTGCAGAAATACAACGGAAAGGCCGGAACTAATAGAAAGTGGATATGGAGTTCTTGCTGGTACTGAAGAAGATTCAGTCTATAAAAGTTTAATTGAAGGTCTTGATAAAGAATTGAAATTTGATAATCCATTTGGTGATGGAAAGGCATCGGAAAAAATACTATCTGCTGTGATATAA